The following is a genomic window from Adhaeribacter radiodurans.
GCGTTCTAAACTGACGCGGTACATGGTTTCCCAACCGGGCACTTCGCGCAGCAAAATTTGCTGGTCCGGGTAACTAAGCAAAAGCAACTCCGACGGTTCTAAACTCTCCACGGTAGCCACCGACGGCTGATTTAAAATAAAACTGGGAAAGGCCGTACCCATCTGGCCTTCAAACAACAAAAAACGCGTGGACTCGCTTCCATCCTCGCCGGTTAAAAACACCCGCAAACAACCCTTCACTACCAAATACAAATGTTTGGCTATACTACCTTTGGGTACCAGAATTTCGTGGCGCTGAGTAAATTTTAGTTGGAAACAACTGTTCACTAATTGTTCCTGTTCCGGGGTAATTATAATCTTTCCGTCCAGGTATTTCCTTAAAGCTGGATGCATAAGGTAAAGTAGTATTTAGCCAGGCTAAATTCAAACTTTTAATTCTAAAACCGAAACTATGATAGCGACTTAAAAACAGGAATTAGGAAATTACTTAAGAATGCGCATATTCTTGGATATTAGCAACAGGATCCATCCTTTTTATATCATAGAAAAAACAAAGTTTTCAATTTCCGGAATGGTTTTACCAAGCTACCGAATAGAAAAGGCCTTAAACAACTCGTTTAAGGCCTTTTGTTAAGTCGGAGTGGCGGGATTTGAACCCACGACCTCCAGCACCCCATGCTGGCGCGATACCAGGCTACGCTACACCCCGATGGCTGATTGATTTATGACTGGTCAGCAAATCAACAAATATTTTCCGAAAAGATAAAATGCCGGAGCCGGCTTTTTTCTAAAAAATTTACTTAATTCTGTACTAGTCCTGTTCTTCGGTTTGTAACTGCCGTTCGTATAGCGCTTTGTACAAGCCTTCCTCGTCTTCCATAAGTTGCTGGTGCGTACCGTGCTGCACTACTTCGCCGTCGTCGAGTACCAGAATCTGGTCGGCTAGCTTCACCGACGATACCCGGTGCGAAATAATAATGGAGGTTCGATTGTGCATGATGCGTTGCAAATTATTTAAAATTGCGTTTTCGGTTTTAGTATCTACGGCACTCAACGAATCATCTAAAATAAGAATAGCGGGTTCCCGCACCAATGCGCGCGCCATGGAAACCCGTTGCTTTTGCCCTCCCGATAAGGTAATGCCGCGTTCGCCCAACTTAGTCTCAAACTTTTCCGGAAAACGCATTATATTTTCGTAAACATCGGCATCTTTAGCAGCTTGCACCATTTGTTCTTCGGTTATTTTAGCGGAGCCAAAGCCAATATTATTCCGAATACTGTCCGAAAAAAGAAAAACATCTTGCGGCACGTACCCAATTTGGCTGCGCAGCGTAGCAATTTCATAATCCCGAATATCTATCCCGTCAATTTCAATGCGGCCGCTGCTGGTATCGTACAAGCGGCACAACAAGGCCGCTACCGTACTCTTACCCGAACCCGTATTTCCTAAAATAGCCAGCGTTTCGCCGTGCTTAATCCGGAACGATAAATCTTTTAACGCGTGAATACCGGTATCCGGGTAGGTAAAGTTTACGTTTTCAAACCAAATATCACCCGTAATTTTTTCCTTAACATTCTTCCGCGAAATAATATCGGTTTTCGTTTCCAGAAACTCGTTAATGCGGTTTTGGGAGGCGGCGGCACGTTGCACCAGACTGGTGGTCCAACCCAGCGACGTTACCGGCCAGGTGAGCATGTTTACGTAAATTAAAAACTCAGCAATGTTACCAGCGGTAATGCTGCCGTTCATCACTTCTTTACCGCCTACGTATACCGTAATAATAGTACTTAAGCCAATTAAAAATAAAATCAGCGGAAAAAACAAGGAGTTCACAAAGTTCAACTCTAATGATTTATCTTTGTACAAATCGCTGGCACCTGTAAAATTCTTATGTGAATCGTCTTCGCGCACAAACGATTTTAAAACCCGGATACCGGAAAACGCTTCCTGCACAAAGGTGGTAATCCCCGATAAGCTTTTCTGAATTTCGTCGGACTTCCGTTCGATAATCGTATTTACGTAATAAATACTCACCGATAAAATAGGCAAAGGCAGCAAGGTGTAAAAGGTAAGTTTGGCGTTAATGGTAAACATATACGGCACCACCAATAAAAACAGCGCTACCAGGTTAATGCCGTACATAATGGCTGGCCCCAGGTACATACGCACCCGACTCACATCTTCGGAAATGCGCGCCATTAAATCGCCGGTGTTGTTGCGGCGATAAAAGCTAAGCGGTAAAGTTTGGTAATGCGCGTAAATCTCGTTCTTCATGTCGTTCTCAATTAAGCGCGACATTACAATAATGGTTTGGCGCATGTAAAAAGTAAATACCCCTTTGAGTAAAGCCAGCAGAATAATAAGGCCACCGTACAACGTAACATTCCAGGCAAACACTTTATAAATTTCGGCTTGTTTACCCGTGCCTTCAAACAAGTGATATTGATTAATGCCTTCTACAATTAAATTAAAGGCATAGCGCACAATCTGGGCCGGTATAATGCCGAAAATATTAGAGATGATGATAAACAGCGTTCCCAGCAACAGGTGCCATTTATATTTAAACAGGTATTTATTTAAGTATTTAAGTGATTTCACAAATAAATTTAGTTTAAAACATTTACCATTTACCAATTACCATTTATCATTTACCAATTCTACACAGTAAAAATATTATGATTTGGTAAATGGTAAATGGTAATTGGTAAATGATAACTGGTAACTGTAAAAAAAGCTTTAATTTCGCGCCTCCCTTCGGAAACTTACCGTACTAACGAAGATTACAAAGATAAGGTAAGCCGTTGGCATTTCCGTACGCGATTTACCTGTGCAAAGTCTAACTTTTCCGGTAAATTAAACAGAATGTACCGGGGCAGCTATTTTCCGGACCTATTAACTGAATGAGGAACAAAACAATTAAATAAACAGAACAAAATTCAAAGTCTGGATGTTTGACAAACCGGACTACTAAATAAAGATGAGCCAAACTTAATTTCAGAACCTGCTACTAAAAGTAAAAACCAGGGTAGCAGTAACATAAGAATGAACAACAATATTCCAGCAAGGTAGCACGCACTTACTTCTAATTTTAAAAGAAGTAGGAACTGCCTCTCCCCCCCTGTTTTTTAGGGTAGAGGGTTTAACGGGGCTACCGGCCAAGAGTCAAAACCAAAGCAGGGAAGGCTCTAAAGTAAGTCGATAGAATTCTCGACTACAAAAAATAAAATTTACTAAATAATTACTTACCGTTCTTTAACATACTAGAATGCTTAACCGCAGAACATTACGAATCAAGGCGATGCAAGCCATTTACGCCTACATGCAAGCCGAAGGTTCCGATTATCTTTTGGCTCTCGACGAAATCGAGAAAGATTTTGCGCCCGACTTAAACTCGATGGTAGTACAGGACCGGAAAAAATTAGAAGGTCAGAAAAAAATTGCTACCCTCTTATTTAAAGAGTGGTACGAAACCCGCCAGTTCGACACCGAAGAAACCGACAAAGACATTATTGATGCGGTAAACAGCGCTATCCGGTTTTACCAAACTCAACTCAAAAAAGACTTTAAAGTGTATGGTAGCCAGATGGTACAAGCCGTTGAAAAAATATACGACCACTATCTGAGTATCTTGCAAATAACAGATGTGTTGGTACGCTTAATCGAAAACGAAGAAGAGAAAAAAGCCACCCGCTTTACCGAGAAAAAAGAACCCAACTACAAACTATTCCTGCACAACCAGGTAGTTCTAAAACTACTGGCCAACAAATCGTATCAGCAACGCCTTATCCGGCGTAACATTAACTGGGGCTCTGATACTGATCAGATTCGGCAATGGTACAAAAACGTATTAAAGCCCAACGAAACGTTTTTAGCTTATTTAACAAATTCCGAACACACCTACGAAGAAGATCACGAGCTGGTAAAGTTTATCTACAAGGACTTAATTTTTAAAGACGAAACCTTGCAGAAATATTTTGAAGAGCAGGACATGAACTGGGCCGAGAACAAACCAATTGTGAAAAGCCTGGTAAATAAAACCATTAAATCCTTAGAAGAAACCGCTTCCGACGATTTGCCTCTGCTGGATTTATCACCGAATTGGGAAGACGACAAGGTATTTTTTGAGGATTTATATAACCAAACCATTCAGGAAGATGCCACCTACGAAGCATTTATTACCGGACAAATAAAAAACTGGGACGTAGAACGAGTAGCACTGCTGGATAAAATTATTTTGAAAATGGCTCTTTGCGAAATGCATATTTTTAGAAGCATTCCCGTAAAAGTAACTATTAACGAATATATAGAAATATCAAAAATATACAGCACGCCTAAGAGCAAACAGTTTATTAACGGCGTACTGGATAAAATTGCCCAGGAACTCACAGATAAAGGAAATATCCGGAAATCGGGCCGAGGCTTGATTGACAATAAATAAGCCCACAAACCAGTTAGTCTTTTAAAGTTTCGATTTTTAAACGTAAATTGAGGCTTCAAAAGGCTAATCAGAACCTATACTAACTATGAGCAAGAAAGTAACCACAACGCTTTTGGCATTTTTATCCGGGGTAGCAACCGGCGCTGCTTTTGGCGTTTTGTATGCACCGGATAAAGGCCGCGAAACCCGCGATCGTTTAAGCTATCAGCTAGATAAATACCGCGATATGCTAAAGGATTTAACTGACACCTTGCGTGAAGGCCGGGAAACGCCCCAATCGGCTGCCCGTTCCGAAGGTCAGCGCGTAATAAAAGACGCCAAAGACAAAGCCGAAAAATTACTGGGTGACGTAGACCTGCTCATTAACCAGATTAACAGCCGCAAGGAAGTTATATAAATTTTGTTACTAGTTGCTGGTTATTAGTTGTTCGTTCCGAATGAATCTTAAATTATGAACTAATAACCAGCAACCAGCAACTAACAACCATCCAAAACTATGACACAAATTACTTTAATTCCTGGTGACGGCATTGGTCCGGAAATTACCGAGGCGGTAAAAACCATTTTTGCTGCTGCCAACGTGCCGGTTACCTGGGAAGAAGAAAATGCGGGCCAAACTACTTACACCCTTAACGGGCAATTAATACCGGTTTCGTTAATTGCTTCTTTAAATAAAAACCGCATTGCGCTGAAGGGTCCAATTACTACGCCCGTAGGTACTGGTTTTAAAAGCATTAATGTTACCTTGCGGCAGATGTTCGATTTATACCAGAACGTGCGCCCTGCTAAAAGTACTGTTGGCATTGAAACTCCTTTTAAGCACGTTGACCTGGTATTGTTCCGCGAAAATACCGAAGGCTTGTACTCGGGTCTGGAGTTTTACGACGAGCGCCACGGCATTGCCGATGCTATTGCCCGCGTAACCAAAGAAGGTTGCGATAAAATATGCCGGGCAGCTTTTGAGTACGCGCGTAAGCACAATCGTAAAAAAGTAACGGTAGTGCACAAAGCCAATATTTTAAAATTAGCGGGTAGTTTATTTATCAACGCGGCCAAAACCATTGCCCCGGAGTATCCCGAAATTACTTTAGATGATAAAATTATCGACAACATGTGTATGCAACTGGTAAACAAGCCGGAGCAGTTTGATGTAATGGTTACCACTAACCTGTTTGGAGATATTTTATCTGATTTATGCGCGGGTCTTGTGGGCGGTTTAGGTGTGGTTGCCGGGGCAAATATCGGGAAAGATATGGCTATTTTTGAGGCAGTACACGGCTCGGCTCCGGATATTGCCGGCAAAGGTATTGCCAATCCTACGGCTCTTTTACGTTCAGCTGTTATGATGCTGCACCACATTGGCGAACACGAACATGCAGACCGGATTGAGGCCGCTATGGACGAAACTTTCCAGAACCGCGAGGAATGCACCGGCGACCTGGGTGGTAAAGCCAGCACCATGGAATTTGCCCAAAACGTAATTTCGCGTTTAAAATAAACAGACTTTGCCCAACTAACTGCTTTACTAAAGTAACTTATGGGCAGATTTACCAGACGGTACTGGATAGTAGAAATATTGTTTAGAGTGGGTAATAACCAACAATACTTTATACATTTCTTACCAGAAGAAATTAAATAGAAGAACGTAATCGGGTTAAAAAATTTACTTTCTTCAAACAGTATATTAAATTCGCTCCTAATTCTGAAATAGAATTTTCAGAAGCAACTGTTTCTTATATTTAGCTTAAATTGTTTCACCTACAGTGTATTTTATAAAAATGAAAGTAACTAAACTTTATGCTGGCTTATTGGCAGTAGCTTTACTGACCGCCGGCTGCGATAACCTACAAAACAAAACCGAGGGAGAAAATTCCACGGCTTCTGCGGAAACTTCTACTCCTACCGAGGCAACGGTAGCAAATCCGAACCTGACGAATGAAACGGTAATTTCAAACGCGGATGCCCCCGTGATGACTTTCGCGGAAATGGAACATGATTTTGGTGACATTAAACCGGGCACCGTGGTAAAACACACTTTTACATTTAAAAATACCGGCAAAACGCCATTAGTTATTTCTAATGCCTCGTCTACCTGCGGTTGTACCGTACCCGAATGGCCTAAGGAACCGGTAGCTCCTGGAGCCGACGGTAAAATAGATGTGCAGTTCGATAGCCACGGTAAATCGGGTCAGGTATCTAAAACAATTACCATTCAGGCCAATACTCAACCGGCAATGAACCAGATTTCTATTAAAACCAATGTTTTACCCGATCTGGCGGCCAATGGTCCCTTAAGAACCCAATAATCACAGGAGCATGTTGCATATATTATTACAGATTAATACCCCCAGCAATATTTCCAATATAATTTTTATTGGAGCCATTGTGCTCGTATTTTATTTTTTCATGATCCGGCCGCAGCAGAAAAAAGTAAGCGACGCTAAAAAATTCCGGGAGGCGCTTACTAAAGGAATGAACGTGGTAACTATCGGAGGCTTGCACGGGAAGCTCGTGGAAATTAATGATACCACCGTTTGGGTTGAAGTAGATAAAGGGCTACGACTTAAATTTGATAAATCTGCCATTGCGGTAGAATCTACCACGAAAGCGAACGAAAAAGCTTAAATTGCCATTAACACGAGCCAAAAATATCGTCTTATGGTTCTTAAAACCATTTAACGGCCGGGAACAATACTGGCGGGTAGTGCTGCTATGCTTTATGGCAGCCTCTACCTTTTGGCTTTTGAACGCGTTAAATAAAAATTATACGAACATCCGGATAACCTACCCTGTCCGGTTTGAATATGACCAACGGGAGTACATTCCGTTGCGGCCTTTGCCCGAAGAAATTGTGTTGAACGTAAGCGGTAAAGGCTGGAAATTACTGCGCAAATACCTGATGTTGGATGTACAACCGGCTGATATTCCCATGGAAGGCATCATCCGGCAAAAATCCATTTCGGCCAACTTATTTCGTTCTAACGTAGCAAATGCTTTAGACGGATTGCAACTTAATTTTATTGTAACG
Proteins encoded in this region:
- a CDS encoding Crp/Fnr family transcriptional regulator; its protein translation is MHPALRKYLDGKIIITPEQEQLVNSCFQLKFTQRHEILVPKGSIAKHLYLVVKGCLRVFLTGEDGSESTRFLLFEGQMGTAFPSFILNQPSVATVESLEPSELLLLSYPDQQILLREVPGWETMYRVSLERNYIASIQRIESFITLNAKARYDILMQNHPEIIKRLPSKIVADYLGISQETLSRLKTKK
- a CDS encoding ABC transporter ATP-binding protein, with the protein product MKSLKYLNKYLFKYKWHLLLGTLFIIISNIFGIIPAQIVRYAFNLIVEGINQYHLFEGTGKQAEIYKVFAWNVTLYGGLIILLALLKGVFTFYMRQTIIVMSRLIENDMKNEIYAHYQTLPLSFYRRNNTGDLMARISEDVSRVRMYLGPAIMYGINLVALFLLVVPYMFTINAKLTFYTLLPLPILSVSIYYVNTIIERKSDEIQKSLSGITTFVQEAFSGIRVLKSFVREDDSHKNFTGASDLYKDKSLELNFVNSLFFPLILFLIGLSTIITVYVGGKEVMNGSITAGNIAEFLIYVNMLTWPVTSLGWTTSLVQRAAASQNRINEFLETKTDIISRKNVKEKITGDIWFENVNFTYPDTGIHALKDLSFRIKHGETLAILGNTGSGKSTVAALLCRLYDTSSGRIEIDGIDIRDYEIATLRSQIGYVPQDVFLFSDSIRNNIGFGSAKITEEQMVQAAKDADVYENIMRFPEKFETKLGERGITLSGGQKQRVSMARALVREPAILILDDSLSAVDTKTENAILNNLQRIMHNRTSIIISHRVSSVKLADQILVLDDGEVVQHGTHQQLMEDEEGLYKALYERQLQTEEQD
- the nusB gene encoding transcription antitermination factor NusB, which encodes MLNRRTLRIKAMQAIYAYMQAEGSDYLLALDEIEKDFAPDLNSMVVQDRKKLEGQKKIATLLFKEWYETRQFDTEETDKDIIDAVNSAIRFYQTQLKKDFKVYGSQMVQAVEKIYDHYLSILQITDVLVRLIENEEEKKATRFTEKKEPNYKLFLHNQVVLKLLANKSYQQRLIRRNINWGSDTDQIRQWYKNVLKPNETFLAYLTNSEHTYEEDHELVKFIYKDLIFKDETLQKYFEEQDMNWAENKPIVKSLVNKTIKSLEETASDDLPLLDLSPNWEDDKVFFEDLYNQTIQEDATYEAFITGQIKNWDVERVALLDKIILKMALCEMHIFRSIPVKVTINEYIEISKIYSTPKSKQFINGVLDKIAQELTDKGNIRKSGRGLIDNK
- a CDS encoding YtxH domain-containing protein; the encoded protein is MSKKVTTTLLAFLSGVATGAAFGVLYAPDKGRETRDRLSYQLDKYRDMLKDLTDTLREGRETPQSAARSEGQRVIKDAKDKAEKLLGDVDLLINQINSRKEVI
- a CDS encoding isocitrate/isopropylmalate dehydrogenase family protein, translated to MTQITLIPGDGIGPEITEAVKTIFAAANVPVTWEEENAGQTTYTLNGQLIPVSLIASLNKNRIALKGPITTPVGTGFKSINVTLRQMFDLYQNVRPAKSTVGIETPFKHVDLVLFRENTEGLYSGLEFYDERHGIADAIARVTKEGCDKICRAAFEYARKHNRKKVTVVHKANILKLAGSLFINAAKTIAPEYPEITLDDKIIDNMCMQLVNKPEQFDVMVTTNLFGDILSDLCAGLVGGLGVVAGANIGKDMAIFEAVHGSAPDIAGKGIANPTALLRSAVMMLHHIGEHEHADRIEAAMDETFQNREECTGDLGGKASTMEFAQNVISRLK
- a CDS encoding DUF1573 domain-containing protein codes for the protein MKVTKLYAGLLAVALLTAGCDNLQNKTEGENSTASAETSTPTEATVANPNLTNETVISNADAPVMTFAEMEHDFGDIKPGTVVKHTFTFKNTGKTPLVISNASSTCGCTVPEWPKEPVAPGADGKIDVQFDSHGKSGQVSKTITIQANTQPAMNQISIKTNVLPDLAANGPLRTQ
- the yajC gene encoding preprotein translocase subunit YajC, which produces MLHILLQINTPSNISNIIFIGAIVLVFYFFMIRPQQKKVSDAKKFREALTKGMNVVTIGGLHGKLVEINDTTVWVEVDKGLRLKFDKSAIAVESTTKANEKA